The Salvia miltiorrhiza cultivar Shanhuang (shh) chromosome 2, IMPLAD_Smil_shh, whole genome shotgun sequence DNA window CCTGTCGCTTATTCCACCAGGTAAACTCTGTATTAGGTGGTTCCAACTCGGACAAACCACAATACACGAGCGCATCACGAAACTCCTGCATCTGCCTCGGTGGTCTACCTCGACCTCCTTGTTTTTCAGAATCCGAAAGGATTTCGTTAAAGTCCCCTGCAACAAGCCAAGGCAGCCCTTCAAAACTAACATTAGCACTTAGCCTCTTAAGAAGAGTCCACGAAAATCTGCGTTGCTCCGTGACAGGATTCCCATAAAACCCGGTGAAGCGACAGCTTGGCCCCACACCGTTGATCATACAGTCAACATGTCCCACAGAATAAGATAATATTTGTACGTCCACCGGATTTTTCCACAAGAGAATTAGACCACCACTCTTTCCCTTTGCATCCACGACAAACACGCCATCAAACCCGAACATCGCTTTCCAATTTGTGCATTTCGAACTTACAAGCCTTGTTTCACACAAGAAAACAAGACCAAGGGAAGATTCGGTGATAAGACACCGAAGTTCGTGGACCGCACGAGAACTTCCCAACCCCCGTGCGTTCCAAATAAGACAATTCATTGGGCTCGGCGGGGCTGCTCCTCAGCCTCCGCCGTTATTGCCAACATATTCTCAGTAATATCCACTGCGCGATTAAGTTTCTTTGCCGGGATCCCAAGCTCTGCGCCATCACTCGGGCCCCCTTTACGTTTCCTTCCCAGAGACTCCAACACCCTCTGGTTAACATCCACTTCTTCACCCTCACCATCCCCCACCCCTTGAAAACCCTCCCGACTGAACTGTCTCTCACCCCCTCGTCCGCCCCTCCCACTCCCTCCCTGCCCTCCAAACACCTCATTGCCCCCTCTAGCTCTCCTCTTCCACCCCCTACCTTCCCTTCAGAACTCCTCCCTCCCTCTTTACCCTTATCACCTCCTGCCCCCACCTTATGCATCTTCTTGCCACAAACACCCGTAGAAACATCACTATTCTCTTTCTCCTTATCCTGCACTCTTGCTCCCTCAGCCCCCAACCCCTGTCTAACGCTAGAGGAATCCTCCTGTACAGTCTCCTTTCCCCCCCTCCCCTCCACCCGTCGAGGCTCATCAATAGGCCTCGAGTTAACGCTAACCGTCGGTTTTGTGACCCGACGCTCAGTAGGTCCACAAGTATCATTCGTAGAGTGAGATTTATTGATGCCGTCCTTACGTGGTAAATTCCCCATAGCCAATTTCCTCCGTGTCTCCTGAGGTTTAGCGGCCATAAGCCAAGTTCCAAACTTAAGATCCCCACCCTTATCCACCTTTGTATCCTCGCAAAAACGAACAAGATGTCCAATCTTCCCACACGCAAAACAAAAATTGGGAAGCTTATCATAAAGGAGTAACACAATAGCCCCCTCCATCTCTCCATCTGGCACTATGCGAACGCACCTTTTAAGAGGGTTCTCCAGCTGCCATCGCACACGTACCCGTGCAAACCGTCCCATGCACAAGCCCCCTACTCCCATATCGATCTCTTCAACAAACCCAATCTGTTCACCTATCCGACGGACCACATCCGGATGCATACACGCTATAGGCAAATTATGACATTGCACCCATCCCGTAAACTCATCAAAACGGACATCTGCCGGGTTCTGAAAACCCTCCAACTCCTTGAACAACAATAAATCCTGAAATAGATGCCATGGTCCTCCAAGTAACGCATGCTTCTTGTCCAACACAGAAGCAAATAAAGCAACAAAGATATTCGCCCCCACTATCTCAATATCCACACGTTGTTTCGCTTGGAGAATGTTTGGTAAATGATTCGCAATTAACTCCCGACTAATCTGATGCCCCGCGAACACCTTCCCCACCAAACAAAGCTTCGTATTTTGCCGTAAATTTTCTGACAAAGTTTGTGATAGATTCACAATACTCGCGTCCGCCT harbors:
- the LOC131007563 gene encoding uncharacterized protein LOC131007563, producing MDQDEIRRLVDKLKLEEEADASIVNLSQTLSENLRQNTKLCLVGKVFAGHQISRELIANHLPNILQAKQRVDIEIVGANIFVALFASVLDKKHALLGGPWHLFQDLLLFKELEGFQNPADVRFDEFTGWVQCHNLPIACMHPDVVRRIGEQIGFVEEIDMGVGGLCMGRFARVRVRWQLENPLKRCVRIVPDGEMEGAIVLLLYDKLPNFCFACGKIGHLVRFCEDTKVDKGGDLKFGTWLMAAKPQETRRKLAMGNLPRKDGINKSHSTNDTCGPTERRVTKPTVSVNSRPIDEPRRVEGRGGKETVQEDSSSVRQGLGAEGARVQDKEKENSDVSTGVCGKKMHKVGAGGDKGKEGGRSSEGKVGGGRGELEGAMRCLEGREGVGGADEGVRDSSVGRVFKGWGMVRVKKWMLTRGCWSLWEGNVKGARVMAQSLGSRQRNLIAQWILLRICWQ